The following DNA comes from Labrus mixtus chromosome 8, fLabMix1.1, whole genome shotgun sequence.
CGAGCTCCATCACCTGAGAGACCTGACGGCGGTGGACAGCAGCGAGCAGAGCTACAGCAGCGAGCAGCAGATCAGCTGGTTCCAGCTGCTCGGACTCTTCAGTAAGAATCACTCTGATCACACTAACGATAACTGGCCTCCAGTATGACCTgcatcttaaagggatacttcacccattagcattaagctttgtatcattagaaacctggtagtatttttgaatggtcgtgcatcccgccctcatttccccctgagactggaaggttctgtatttctaagtctgaaaaggagcttccagtgacgcaaaaaacgtaattttgcgtcactggaagctcagACACACCGTTAgcggtgtgaaactacaacgcagtagtaaatatgtctgtaaatgtttttatttctatatttctactgatatattgtatattttggagaaactgtattgatcgaatttccctctgggattaataaagtatttctgattctgattcggaccttagtgggagtggcctgtggtgctgtgcattctgggatttggtgtctttcatccacatgagctaaaaagacactttctgccttttctcggccaagaaggcaccaatttcaaaatgtatttcacatttctacatatatgacccgacgtcagtacagattcatgtttcatggtgaagtGACCCTTTAAGACCCCCGATGAATGATTGCAGACCAGAAAAGACCTGTGTCTAGGACTTCATTTTTTGTTGGTATCAGACAGGTGTTGATTTTTAGTGGATCTTTACATCCCTTttgttgacatgtttgtgtgtttgaaacgACGTCTCCTGATTGGTTTAGACTCCCTGATGTGTACACAGGCGTGTTGTCCTCTCAGCTTCATCAGCAGTTCGTCTCTGACACGACGCTCTGCGCTCCGAGGCCTGATTTATTAAAGGGCgtttgactttgtgtttccCCTCAGTGTCCTTCCTAGGCGTCATGTTCAGCCGCGCTCTGCTCAACAAGAGCCGGGGGGGCGAGGAGATCATGGGGGAGTGTCCTCTGCCCGCCATCAAAGTGTCTCTGGACTGGCTCAGACTGAGACCCAGCGTGTTCCACGAGGCCGCCGTGGACCAGAGGCAGCAGTAAGTCTTCACACGGTGCTCtgtgctctctgattggctctgaacatgcatgtgtgtaaaccctctctccctctcgtctCTCAGTATCTGGCCCTGGCTCGTCTCCATCCTCAACAGTTTCCAGCCCAAAGAGGACGACGTGTCGTGTTTGTCAGGTAGGAGTCTTTATTTAGAGCCGTGGCCCTCACATCCTGTtctccttcagaataaaagcttcTCGCCCTGCAGCGTCTAAATCCTCCTACTGACTGATCGTCTCCGTTTATAACAGCGACACAGCGCTCATAATGTCGGTGACCTGCATGAACGCTGTCACTGACGTCATGCGTGTGAGACAACCCGATCGAGCTGAGGCGTGCCATGACGGTCAGCAGAAAGCGAGCTCGTTCTGTGGAGGAATAGAAAAATGTGGACGGGGACAAAGAGGGAAAATTGTGACGCCAGTGTTGCAAAGAGAGCTCGAGATACGTTATTTTATTGTTAGCGTATGGCTTCGACAGCTTTGGCGCCCGCGTGGTCGCGCTGGTTAATGCGTCGTTTCATGCTACATTTCTATTGGTTGGTTAGCTGTCGTAGATCAGTAAAGGCATACACAATGTGAGGTGATCGCCTTGTTTTCTTTGGTCACAAGACCGTGAGATCGGCCGTCTTTGATCCTCTCTCACAGAGCGACGTAGGACCGTCGCTTAGGAGCCACGACCACAGACATGACCTCGATTGATACGGGTGAAGCGACCCCACACGGCCTCTTTCTTTAGTCTTCTGACCtctccgcaggtcacacctacacattcacaccccgaGTTGCTCCTGATGGTCGTCAGCGGGGGCAACTCGGGGTTacgtgtctttcccaaggacacatcggacatgtggctgcaggagctggggatcgaacccccgaccttcaggttaagagatgaccgactctaccgtCACTAGAGATCGCTCGGTCCCGTTTGTGTTCGTTGTTtgaaggtgtgtttgttttctctgcagtgacGCCCCTGCCTGAGGAGTTTGAGCTGCAGGGTTTCTTGGCGCTGCGGCCCGCTCTCAGGTACTCACCTTTTCATGAAGCACAGATTTCCTATTTTAAAGCGATCCATGAATCTCCCTGATGGATTTATAATGAATCTACTCCAGCACAACAacttccttttattttgaaaggttcGTAAGCTTAGTTTGAAtgttaagaatgaaatgttaatCAAGTCGACGTTCTCTTCAGGTCGCTGGACTTCACCAAAGGTCATCAGGGGATTCTGGTGGACAGAGACGGTCTGCCGGTCCACACCCGACATCAGAGACTCATCGGTCTGGGGAAATGGGTAGCCGACAACCAGCCGGGGTGAGTCCACCTGCTTCACCTGGCCGCTCCTCAGATTTAGACTCTGGATTTTTGTgagcttactatctgatcagacattaaggaaacatgttgaagtgctggcttctctgacaacaatgcagcagccagtatgtcctccttgtaactttagattctgctcctgaatgctctggatttgtttggaccagagaaggtagacgcttttaagacacacccccccacacggccgttttggacgcccctcagtttgtcagatatgagagcagttatcaggtcaacaggtgttgcagcgatggaagcgggcaagagaagtggttcagatagaagtgattgtacccgacctaaaaagcctctgcatgtttctaataagctccacgagcagaaacgtgctcaaactaggatcaatattggagatgcttttgaaaaatggagagaggttagaacacagaaaggtttacagacccatgcagagctggataaacactgaagcttcagagtccaccacatggtgacctgagtgagcatggactctagagaggagggggggggggggagacagctctctatgatgtttagaatttagactgcagtacccattttaaacactagggggcagagttgcATATTGATATAGCAAGGTCACTACCACATGATTATTGAAAATTCCAGTGTAGACACTTTTGGACCATTTCTGACGACTTTCACCAAACAGACCGTTGAATAAACCCCACTGAGCATCAGAACATGACccgtctcctctctgcaggctgaTCCAGTGCAGAGTGAGTGAAGACGGCCTCCTCGTCTTCATCACTGACATTCCAGAGCAGGCCATCGAGGAGCCGCAGGAGAAGGAGGTACCGGTGCTGCAGGAGTCGTCAAACGGCGAGCAGACGGCCAACGACGGCGGGAACTCTGGCCTGAAGTCGGTGCTATCAGCGGGGAAGACGCAGAGCTCCTGGCCCGACGGCAGCGACCGACCCGTCGTCACCTTCAAAGAGAACATCAAGCCCCGAGAGCAGAGCCGCGAGGCGACGCGGAACCACAACCTGAAGGACAGCGGGAAGGAGCGCCGAGACTTCAACAAAGGAAACGGGGCTGCGGGGAAAGGAGAGCTGAAGAGGGACGGGAAGAGGAAGAGCGAGCTGAAGAAAGCCGCTCATGAGAAGACGCCTGATGCTGTCAAGCAGGTGAAGAAGCTCAAAGTTTAATTTGACACGGCGGCTCTGACTCTGAGGATCTTAACGAGACGTGTTCAATCAGCCGAGGTCACgagtctctttgttttgtttttctgtcgtTCAGGTCAAAGGGCAGACGGAGCTGAGGAAGACCCCGGTGTCTGAGACCAAGAAGACTCCTGGCACTCAGACTCAAACCACCTGCTCCTCCCAGTTCATCCCCATCCACCATCCTGGAGCCTTCCCACCGCTGCCCAGCAGACCtggtacacgcacacacacaaacactcaaacccGGCCTTCTGTAGCCCCTCCCCTACAGAGATTTAACCTCACAGACACAGGGAGTTGTTATTCTTctgctgcctcttttttttagtttgtcgAGACCTCAGGCTGTTCTCAGTTCCCCATCAAACTTGGGTTTCCTCTGAGCTCGCCTTTCCAACAGCTCCCTCTGCAGGACACCAAGAGTCATTACAACACGCCCCCACTGTGCTGTCACACAAATCACACCAGGCCTTGTTGCCTAGTAACGTGCCAAAACACGATTTCCGCCCCTCTCCAGTCCCAGGGTTCCCACTTGTCCTGGAAATCCTGGAAAACAGTTGACTTATTTTCCAGTACTGGAAAACACCtggaaaatgagagaaaaaggaaaatcagGTGTTGTCCTGGAAAATTATTCCAACACTCTCCTACAGGGTTGGACATTTTCACCGCCACACGTTAATAAAAGTATCTATTTGTTAGAATAATCCTCAACGCAGATTGAATGGAAGTCTATAGATAATTTCATGGCTCCGCCAAAAATGGACCATGCCTTTTGAAGCGGTAGCTCACAGTGGGTGTGATTAGCCTTGTTAAAGATACTTAATATTGGTTTGGCACGATCACGGACTGTCATAGCAGCTCAATCATCGCTGAAAATGATCTCTGGAAAAGAGTGGGAACCCTCCCCAGTCCCCTGCCGTCCCCACACTAACATGCTGCTCCAGCCCCAAcagcctgagcacggttacctcttgtacgtACTTCATCAGATGTCTTTACGTGATCCTGACCCGTTCTTTTGTGTACAAAGAGCACGGTGTCTAGCGGATTCGGTTAAAGGTCCCGTACATGTATGAAGCTTTATGTTCTTCTGGGTATGTGTGAAGTCGGGCACACATTAGTTGTTAAGTTGTTGTTACTGCTGTTCCGTGCAcacttgttttctgtcatttaacATCCTGCTCCTGATTGGTTCCTTTGCAGGATTCCCTCCCTCGGCCTATGTGATCCCTCCCCCTGTGGGGTTCCCGGGACTCCAGGTGAATCCGGGCTTCACGTTCTCCACCGGAGTATCCGTCCCCGCACCTTTCCTCCAGCCGGGTGTCCACACCCAGGCCGGCACCCAGGCGGGTAAGCCGTCCCACATTCCCTACAGTCAGCAGAGGCCCTCAGGTCCCGGTCCAGGTCAGGGACCAGGGTCCTCGGGCCAGATGCCAGGGCAGATGAACCAGGGGTCGTCGCAGAATCAACAGCCCCAGAATCAGCCGCCCTCTCAGCAGGCCATGCAGCAGACGGTCCAGCTGCAGGTTCAGGCTatgagccagcagcagcagtctccCACCAAACCGGTGCAGCAGGTCGGGATGGGGAAGAGTCCACCACACCACCcgggtctgcagcaggtcagtACTTTAAACATCCACCTGTTAGACGAAGGGTTCTGAGATTGCTGTCCCTCTAAGTGGAAAGATTACTGACTCAGCTAACCTGAACGCCTCAGGCAGCAAACGATCTGTCCCCCTTTAGTTTTCATACTGGTCTTTGGGGATCTTAcctttaaaacaacacacatggaGCAATgatctctgtgtctttaaaagtaaaaaaaaagatccaactTTCAAAATATTTCTGAGATGGTAAAAACAGAACTGTACAAGCTTTGTTGTGTGCTGCTCAAAATTAAAGGACCCAGACTTTTTGCAGCAGGTTTGACATGGTTCAATATGcaaccagcaggtggcagcattTCTTTCGGTCATGTGCAGTGGTCCAATTAAAATGATCTCAGACTTGTTAAAAATCAACTGCAAAAAGTTACTGGACATCCAGCTCTTGATCTCAGACAGGCAGTCGTTCACAGAACTCGAGATTTAATGGGCAGGTACATCTGAGTATCATCAGCGTACACATGAAACAACACGCCATGTTTATAGCGTACTGGTACCAAAAAGCACCGGAGGGAAACCATTAACACTGTCTTTAAAGAGTTCTTCAGGGCTGCGTGTGTAAAACCCCAGAATGATTCGGAGCCTTCCCTCAGACGGAGACGGATGAGAAACGTTTGTCGCAGTCGGTGATCTTCTTTGTATCTTCTTGTCTCTGCAGTACATGCAGGTCCAGGATCAGCCGGCTCAGATGTGGAACCAGGCTCAGGCCGCCCTGCAGAAGATTCCCTCCCTGCAGATGTCCATGAAGCagccccagcagcagcagcagcaggccttCTACATGGCGGCTCAGGACCCCCTCAAACTGTACGAGCACCAGCTGCAGCCCCCCAGCATGGACAAGAAAATCAAGTACCCCAACGTCAAGATGCAGGACTTCTACTGGGAACCGTCCTACAGGTTAGGAGAAGGGCTGGCTGTGATGGCCGACAGGATGAAGAGGCCTCCACCGGGAGGAATCTGTCCAGAGCAGGACCCCTCCGCCGGGCCCAGGGGACCCCCGTTTGAGGTGAGCATCCCTAAAAAGAGGAGGCGAGGGTGTGTTCATGTCCTGAtgcgtctctgtctctgtttcttctctgttcGGTTTCTGAGCGGgtcctttgtctttctgaggatgatttgtttgATTGCTCGGTGCCTGTTTTCACGTCATGTTTATAAAGTGATGAAATATCCGATCAGGAATATGtatactgtgttttattttttaaatcgaccggacgctctgtgcgtttccttgtctggcTTCCTGTCCGTCTCGATCTATTCTGTCAATCTTGGCGTGTGCTGCACTGGCTCCATAGAGAATAGTCaagcagcgtatttgaaacggagtaGAGCGTTGTCACACTCGGAAGACGGACTGTAACGCGTGCTGTGGAAATAGGAGCTTTGACTAGAGTGGTGGAAAACAGCGCCATAGTGCTAGGCGTGCAAGGattatgtggaaattggcagtgaCCGTTAATCAGCTAGCTTCTCAGTGTCGGCTTCCTCTTGATCATGGGTACATTTTGTCCTTTGGTCTTTTCGGATTTTAGATTCAAGTCGtgatattttttcaattttcttcggccattttgcctttttatgagatgagacaggaaatgttgggagtagagtgggggatgacatgcagcaaagggcagaggtcggattcgaacccacggccgctgcgctgaggactatagcctctgtatatggtgcataaccgctaggctattaGTGCCCTCAAGGCGTTatggggggacaaagtgatcccccctctgtgccGTCTTCAGAGGTgttaaagaggagagaggggatcagctgagccagcgggggagaacagcgctgtgtgtgtatgtggagctccttcTGTGAAatcagaatcaatatgaacgtacaaagacgtgatggcGATGGAGCTCAGTGATGGCGATGGAGCTCTGTAATGGCGATGGAGCTCAGTGATGGCGATGGAGCTCCGTGATGGCGATGGAGCTCTGTGATGGCGCTGTTAGGGCTAATGCTTTCCCAGCGACTGGAGGCTCAGCACCCGCTGAAAGCTGATCTCTGCATGCTTCTGGTTATCGAGCAGCAGAACACAAAGCTAGAGATGTGTTGTCAAGGAGGATTTGAAAATGAAGCTCTCAGGTTTCTTTAAGCTTTCCTACTTCCACCTCTTGTCTTACCGGCTTgccttctttctgtttctcttctttttcccgctctctctcttcttctccttctcctcgtTTCATCTCTCACCAGGACAACAAGAGCTCgcctcttctccctcctgacCTGTTAAAAACTCTAGCAGattttgaggaggaggaggagctcgtCTTTACTAAGCCTCCTGATTTCTTCCAGGCTTTGGCTGGCCCTCTTAGCACTGCTCCCGGACcaaacatttttgtatgtaaACCTGTTTTCTGCCTCCAACATCCcatccaccaccaccaccctgcATCCAGACCCATCCAGACCTAACGACACTCTGATCATCATTTAACAGAACTTCtgtctctctcgtcctctcatCTTCCTTTTTGATTAATTTACTAACACAACAATTAAAATTCagtgcagacatttcaaaacaaatcgCCCCATGATGCAGAACTCTTCCTGAAGTCTGAGTGTGAAAGTCAAACGTGAAGCCTCACTGTTGCTTCAGCTGCTGGTCAGATTCTTCTGAGTTCAAGATACACATCGTGCATCTCTCTTCCAATCGCCTGCCTGGAGAACGACTGATTAGTCAGCCGGCTGATAATGGTCAACGATTCTATTTGATAGCACGATGTGTCACGGTGCATCCTCAATTTTTTATATAACTGAacatggctactttttcataaTCAGAGAGGACCAGTCTTAAGAACATGAACTCCTTTTGTatcattaatttaattatcaATGTCTTTACAATGGAAGCTAAAATAAACTAATCCTTAGGGCCCAACCGATATCGAtactgggggggaaaaaatcagaTCTCGATATATGGCCGATATCTTTCATCGATCTTTAGAGATATATAGATTTATATCGATTTTTCGTTCATCGCTctaatgcagttatcaaacacttgttgaaaagatttataatgaagacaagatggtcactcagctggaaagtacCTGAGCATGTATGTACATCACCtctcgacactctgcagagtgatgatgcttgttgtaatccatatagcgccccctgctggtgacagaACCGCTAGTGTAAGACAATGATGATTAAATGATGTTTGACTGgagaataaatcgagtaatatcggaGCATATCTGCGAtgaaattagccgataccgatagtcactggatatgctgatatcggacgatattattggctggctgattaatcagaTTTATTACAAAGATAATGTAAAGGTTATAAGCACAAGTTTCTGTGTTCACTTCtcagaatcaatcaatcaatcaatcaatacgtttttatttgtatagcgtcaactcataacaagtgttatctcgagacactttacaagaagcaggtaaaataccttactcattgttatgttacataaagcaggtaaaagaccttactcattgttatgttacataaagcaggtaaaagaccttactcattgctatgttacataaagcaggtaaaagaccttactcattgttatgttacataaagcaggtaaaagaccttactcattgttatgttacataaagcaggtaaaagaccttactcattgctatgttacataaagcaggtaaaagaccttactcattgttatgttacataaagcaggtaaaagaccttactcattgctatgttacataaagcaggtaaaagaccttactcattgttatgttacataaagcaggtaaaagaccttactcattgttatgttacataaagcaggtaaaagaccttactcattgttatgttacataaagcaggtaaaagaccttactcattgttatgttacataaagcaggtaaaagaccttactcattgctatgttacataaagcaggtaaaagaccttactcattgctatgttacataaagcaggtaaaagaccttactcattgttatgttacataaagcaggtaaaagaccttactcattgttatgttacataaagcaggtaaaagaccttactcattgttatgttatataaagcaggtaaaagaccttacttattgttatgttacataaagcaggtaaaagaccttactcattgctatgttacataaagcaggtaaaagaccttactcattgctatcaGAACATTGTAGCTCTTATCTGAATCTGTGAGCTTTGTTCAGGGTTAGTTTTGTTTCCTGCGTTTTTATTTCCAACGAGTTGCTGCTGCTGAAATTCACCCCGTTTCCTGTTACAGATGTTTCACACTAAAAGCACGTCAACTACAGATCAGTCTGGAACTTTTATTGTGTAGAAATTGTCAGAAATAGAATGTGTTGATCATCGAATGTACACTGCTTTAGCGGAGCTGCACTTAGCGGTGATCCTTGATGGCACTGTTTACAGccgctcctgtgtgtgtgtgtgtgtgtgtgtgtgtgtgtgtgtgtgtgtgggtgtgtcgcTCTGTGTCAGTACTCATCCTCTCTGTCCCGTTATCTCAGCAGCTGCCAAACCAGACCAGGATGGAGAGTGGACCAGAGGTTGTCAGCCAATCATCTTCTCTCCTGCCCATTTCTGGATTCCCCATGCAGGTCAGAACTTTTCTCCATCCTGGTTATCACGACATCAGCTCTTTCAATACCGGTTTAAACGTGCACGTTTGGTCGTGTGGTAACGCTGATTGTTCAACCTGCCAGCTACAGCGGCGGTTATATTAAAGAAGcgttaaagatggagtcagtatCATGtccctacaaaataaaatacagacttatactAAAGTAAAGCTGATCAATCATCACTTCGGGTGACGCAacgatttttcagtgatatttatggtcttggtctggtatcggtctcgccctgccttggtcttggtcttgacctggatccctaaatgtcttggtcttgtctgggtctcggagctctctggtcttgggtatgtcttggtctctgttagtgtggtcttgactaccacactaacagagactctgtcctctgaccggattttactgttctgctttatTCTGGTTGACTTGGGACGtttgtgggcggagctggtgtgtttcctccagccaatgacagcgcagcaggtgagtttaggagtgaatatgacggacgtggacgtagcagcaaagaagagaaaatataatgagagtgaggagaaacaccaagtggataaagctcgttctaaaacgagggtgaaccttgtgttgtcttttacccgtggacgtggagttgatctacttcctgttggacaggaaggtgacaaacaccggcggttagcttgtgctagcgtgctaAATTGttggtacaagcagtaaacgtacacactacgtcctgcagggagtGTGAGCTTCTGGTAtagatgagcccaggaggaggggccctgTACTGACTCTGACACTCAGAGCAGAGCCAGCAGTCTCACACGCTCACTGACCAAACGACTCCGCCTCCTCCTTGTGTCAGAGCGGgtgtcagtgtttacaatgAATGTTAATTTACGCCCAGCATTCAGGTAAACTTGTGTTCTCCTCTCTCCAAGTTTCagcaaacaacagaaacatttagtgTGCTCGCCTGCagtgtgtctctttctgctgGAATGGATTTGCATCATCAGCGTTTGTTAAATCTTTCTGATTCGATCggttatttaaatattaaagatcGTGTCGTTTTAAAACACGTGGTATTTCACTCGTGATCAGAGATTCCTCTTGATCCGTCACAGCTCTAATGTTtacatgatttttattttttcaggagTATAACCAGAACAGCATCTTCAGTCAGGCTTACGGCAAGAACCTGCCGCCCAGCTCCAAGCCTGACACTCCCATGATGCACCAGGAGCCCTCCCTCTACTCCCTGTTTGAGGGGACTCCCTggtccccctccctccctgccagCTCAGGTACGTCACCTGTGAACATGTTAATAAATTCTTCAGTTCATTAAAAGGAACGCGGCTC
Coding sequences within:
- the smg7 gene encoding nonsense-mediated mRNA decay factor SMG7 isoform X1, translating into MFGVCVSGWLSGRMNLCGQYLRQAEALKADMTDSKLGAAEVWTSRQALQDLYQKMLVTDLEYALDKKVEQDLWNHAFKNQITTLQSQAKNRANPNRSEVQANLSLFLEAASGFYTQLLQELCTVFNVDLPSRVKSSQLGIISNKQSSSSAIVTPQPSSCSYICQHCLVHLGDIARYRNQTSQAESYYRHAAQLVPSNGQPYNQLAILASSKGDHLTTIFYYCRSIAVKFPFPAASTNLQKALSKALESRDEVKTKWSVSDFIRAFIKFHGHVYLSKSLDKLDALREKLEEQFQRLILQKAFSSQQLVHITVINLFELHHLRDLTAVDSSEQSYSSEQQISWFQLLGLFMSFLGVMFSRALLNKSRGGEEIMGECPLPAIKVSLDWLRLRPSVFHEAAVDQRQHIWPWLVSILNSFQPKEDDVSCLSVTPLPEEFELQGFLALRPALRSLDFTKGHQGILVDRDGLPVHTRHQRLIGLGKWVADNQPGLIQCRVSEDGLLVFITDIPEQAIEEPQEKEVPVLQESSNGEQTANDGGNSGLKSVLSAGKTQSSWPDGSDRPVVTFKENIKPREQSREATRNHNLKDSGKERRDFNKGNGAAGKGELKRDGKRKSELKKAAHEKTPDAVKQVKGQTELRKTPVSETKKTPGTQTQTTCSSQFIPIHHPGAFPPLPSRPGFPPSAYVIPPPVGFPGLQVNPGFTFSTGVSVPAPFLQPGVHTQAGTQAGKPSHIPYSQQRPSGPGPGQGPGSSGQMPGQMNQGSSQNQQPQNQPPSQQAMQQTVQLQVQAMSQQQQSPTKPVQQVGMGKSPPHHPGLQQYMQVQDQPAQMWNQAQAALQKIPSLQMSMKQPQQQQQQAFYMAAQDPLKLYEHQLQPPSMDKKIKYPNVKMQDFYWEPSYRLGEGLAVMADRMKRPPPGGICPEQDPSAGPRGPPFEDNKSSPLLPPDLLKTLADFEEEEELVFTKPPDFFQALAGPLSTAPGPNIFQLPNQTRMESGPEVVSQSSSLLPISGFPMQEYNQNSIFSQAYGKNLPPSSKPDTPMMHQEPSLYSLFEGTPWSPSLPASSDHSTPASQSPHSSNPSSLPSSPPTHNHGAMPFSNFGPIGTPDSRDRRVMDRWKADKTGAVSGFGLDYLPAAASSAASDTSWHQAGPPGGSWTNQECPMEESSSTVLLDSLKSIWSSSMMQPGPSALEQLLLQQKQKQQRGHGTMNPPH
- the smg7 gene encoding nonsense-mediated mRNA decay factor SMG7 isoform X4, with the protein product MFGVCVSGWLSGRMNLCGQYLRQAEALKADMTDSKLGAAEVWTSRQALQDLYQKMLVTDLEYALDKKVEQDLWNHAFKNQITTLQSQAKNRANPNRSEVQANLSLFLEAASGFYTQLLQELCTVFNVDLPSRVKSSQLGIISNKQSSSSAIVTPQPSSCSYICQHCLVHLGDIARYRNQTSQAESYYRHAAQLVPSNGQPYNQLAILASSKGDHLTTIFYYCRSIAVKFPFPAASTNLQKALSKALESRDEVKTKWSVSDFIRAFIKFHGHVYLSKSLDKLDALREKLEEQFQRLILQKAFSSQQLVHITVINLFELHHLRDLTAVDSSEQSYSSEQQISWFQLLGLFMSFLGVMFSRALLNKSRGGEEIMGECPLPAIKVSLDWLRLRPSVFHEAAVDQRQHIWPWLVSILNSFQPKEDDVSCLSVTPLPEEFELQGFLALRPALRSLDFTKGHQGILVDRDGLPVHTRHQRLIGLGKWVADNQPGLIQCRVSEDGLLVFITDIPEQAIEEPQEKEVPVLQESSNGEQTANDGGNSGLKSVLSAGKTQSSWPDGSDRPVVTFKENIKPREQSREATRNHNLKDSGKERRDFNKGNGAAGKGELKRDGKRKSELKKAAHEKTPDAVKQVKGQTELRKTPVSETKKTPGTQTQTTCSSQFIPIHHPGAFPPLPSRPGFPPSAYVIPPPVGFPGLQVNPGFTFSTGVSVPAPFLQPGVHTQAGTQAGKPSHIPYSQQRPSGPGPGQGPGSSGQMPGQMNQGSSQNQQPQNQPPSQQAMQQTVQLQVQAMSQQQQSPTKPVQQVGMGKSPPHHPGLQQYMQVQDQPAQMWNQAQAALQKIPSLQMSMKQPQQQQQQAFYMAAQDPLKLYEHQLQPPSMDKKIKYPNVKMQDFYWEPSYRLGEGLAVMADRMKRPPPGGICPEQDPSAGPRGPPFELPNQTRMESGPEVVSQSSSLLPISGFPMQEYNQNSIFSQAYGKNLPPSSKPDTPMMHQEPSLYSLFEGTPWSPSLPASSDHSTPASQSPHSSNPSSLPSSPPTHNHGAMPFSNFGPIGTPDSRDRRVMDRWKADKTGAVSGFGLDYLPAAASSAASDTSWHQAGPPGGSWTNQECPMEESSSTVLLDSLKSIWSSSMMQPGPSALEQLLLQQKQKQQRGHGTMNPPH
- the smg7 gene encoding nonsense-mediated mRNA decay factor SMG7 isoform X2, with the translated sequence MFGVCVSGWLSGRMNLCGQYLRQAEALKADMTDSKLGAAEVWTSRQALQDLYQKMLVTDLEYALDKKVEQDLWNHAFKNQITTLQSQAKNRANPNRSEVQANLSLFLEAASGFYTQLLQELCTVFNVDLPSRVKSSQLGIISNKQSSSSAIVTPQPSSCSYICQHCLVHLGDIARYRNQTSQAESYYRHAAQLVPSNGQPYNQLAILASSKGDHLTTIFYYCRSIAVKFPFPAASTNLQKALSKALESRDEVKTKWSVSDFIRAFIKFHGHVYLSKSLDKLDALREKLEEQFQRLILQKAFSSQQLVHITVINLFELHHLRDLTAVDSSEQSYSSEQQISWFQLLGLFMSFLGVMFSRALLNKSRGGEEIMGECPLPAIKVSLDWLRLRPSVFHEAAVDQRQHIWPWLVSILNSFQPKEDDVSCLSVTPLPEEFELQGFLALRPALRSLDFTKGHQGILVDRDGLPVHTRHQRLIGLGKWVADNQPGLIQCRVSEDGLLVFITDIPEQAIEEPQEKEVPVLQESSNGEQTANDGGNSGLKSVLSAGKTQSSWPDGSDRPVVTFKENIKPREQSREATRNHNLKDSGKERRDFNKGNGAAGKGELKRDGKRKSELKKAAHEKTPDAVKQVKGQTELRKTPVSETKKTPGTQTQTTCSSQFIPIHHPGAFPPLPSRPGFPPSAYVIPPPVGFPGLQVNPGFTFSTGVSVPAPFLQPGVHTQAGTQAGKPSHIPYSQQRPSGPGPGQGPGSSGQMPGQMNQGSSQNQQPQNQPPSQQAMQQTVQLQVQAMSQQQQSPTKPVQQVGMGKSPPHHPGLQQYMQVQDQPAQMWNQAQAALQKIPSLQMSMKQPQQQQQQAFYMAAQDPLKLYEHQLQPPSMDKKIKYPNVKMQDFYWEPSYRLGEGLAVMADRMKRPPPGGICPEQDPSAGPRGPPFEDNKSSPLLPPDLLKTLADFEEEEELVFTKPPDFFQALAGPLSTAPGPNIFLPNQTRMESGPEVVSQSSSLLPISGFPMQEYNQNSIFSQAYGKNLPPSSKPDTPMMHQEPSLYSLFEGTPWSPSLPASSDHSTPASQSPHSSNPSSLPSSPPTHNHGAMPFSNFGPIGTPDSRDRRVMDRWKADKTGAVSGFGLDYLPAAASSAASDTSWHQAGPPGGSWTNQECPMEESSSTVLLDSLKSIWSSSMMQPGPSALEQLLLQQKQKQQRGHGTMNPPH